The following are from one region of the Nicotiana tomentosiformis chromosome 7, ASM39032v3, whole genome shotgun sequence genome:
- the LOC138896121 gene encoding uncharacterized protein encodes MALQRMRTKTRIPSIKVVTASSVLIVPQRIFLVLPAEKLFIGADFNGHIGLTAGGYGEVHRGFGFGERNGGGTSLLDFAKAFGLVIVNSSFRKREGHLVTFQNAVAKTHIDYLLLRRCDRGLCKYCKVILGEILATQHRILVMDVGIMLKRRKRSTRGRPRIRWGALTKDKAQALEGQLSAMGSWRSSGDASTMWSATTDCIREAAREVLGVSTGVSCGHKGDWWWNEVI; translated from the exons ATGGCTCTACAAAGGATGAGGACGAAGACGAGAATTCCTTCTATTAAAGTAGTAACGGCTAGTTCTGTGTTAATCGTTCCCCAGagaatattcctc GTTCTGCCTGCTGAGAAGTTATTCATAGGAGcggatttcaatgggcatattgggttgacagcaggtggttatggcgaggtgcacagaggcttcggttttggggagaggaacggaggaggtacatcgttgttggacttcgctaaggcttttgggttggtgattgtgAACTCTAGCTTTCGgaagagggaggggcatttggttacttttcaaaatgcggtggcgaagactcacattgactatctcctcctcaggaggtgtgacagagggttgtgcaagtATTGCAAGGTGATTTtgggtgagatactcgcgacgcagcataggatcttggtgatggacgttggtattatgttaaagaggagaaaaaggtctactcgaggaagaccgagaatcaggtggggagccttaactaaggataaagcccaagcatTGGAGGGGCAGTTGTCGGCTATGGGATCTTGGAGAagcagtggtgacgcgagcactatgtggtcagcgacaacagactgtattagggaggctgcgagagaggtgttaggggtctcaaCGGGCGTCTCttgtgggcacaaaggagactggtggtggaatgaagtgatctaa